In Chaetodon auriga isolate fChaAug3 chromosome 9, fChaAug3.hap1, whole genome shotgun sequence, the genomic window TACCTCAGCCTGGTCATTTGGCTTCCCATCACTCTGCTCTTCATGCAGGTAATATTTCTAGAGAGGGGTGTAATTATTGACACAGGACACAAAGTGTAAACTGAGCTGCATGTCAAATAAAAACTCACTACAGATGAGTTTAACTCTGCACCGGGATTAGTTGTGAAACTAAATTCAAGCTCTGCCATGGCTTCAAACAGACATCTTCTCAGCTCGTCTCTCCAAAATAATGAGGTGTTTGATGAAATTTACATTCCAGAAGgtacaaaacaacaacaacaacaacaacaagcaaacatgaGCAAAACtaacatctctctctttttttttttttttaacttttctttgcaacttttttaacttttatcaatagccaaatgaaacaaaacagcacatatCTGTCCTCTCTGAGTGGTACTGGCATTTCTGAACAGTGAAATCTGTTAATTCAGACTCAAAGTGAGGAACTCGAGAAGCTTTGAATGTAAAAGCCTTTATGGGGTAAATAAAAGCTTTCCGTTTGTGCTATGAATAAAACAATGGCAGGAATACTAATGGCCTGTTTAGTTATTAGTGTTTGCACAATCCAATATTTTGCGGCTGCACGGGtcatatttgtgtttgcagcttgctGACCTTCAAGGTGACGCTttagggtttgtgtgtgtgtgtgtgtgtgtgtgtgtgtgtgtgtgtgtgtgtgtgtgaaaggaaaGACGCACAATAGTGAAAAGTGATTAATAAGGACAGAAAATAAGCAAAAGTGTCCAGAAGCGGAAGCAAAAGGCACACGAAGACGTGCTCATTGATAGACAGAATGCGCGTGACCTCGTGGCAAATACACCTGTAACCCAAAAATCGCACGCATGCATATGGCGCATTACAGAAAACTAAAATCTGATTGAAAAGGAAAACGCTCTTAGATTGACAGAAGGCCGTTTGAGCAGGAGCTTTTAGCCATTTTTCGTGAATTTTAGTTTATCACGTTACCGTTCACTCACAGGAGATTTGCCTCAATCAAACTAGTTTTACACCTTTGTGTTAAAGGCCTGGTCAGTTCCTGACGACTGGAAACCCTGAAAAAATCTGTGCGTGAGAACAGCCTATGGTCCAGGCGGTGCATTAGTTTGCACAAAACAGCAAACCTAAATATGGCGTActagaaaatttaaaaaaaaaaaaaaaaaaaaaagagcaaaaagctTGAGTTCGCGATGGAAATGCATTGATTGGGTTTAACCACACACGCCCGATCAAAGAGAATATAGACACTTTAATAAAATATAGAATACATAATTAATTATACAGTAGGCTTATGTACAGTTGAACTGTATGCTGATTAAACGTTTTTAATAGTATCACGAACACTGGTTTATGCTCACACTGGTCTTACTTggcacagaaatgtgaaatatacatacaatacaaacaaGAATACGAATGTGTAAtgaaaagggggagaaaagagaaacttaatcaaggggaggaaaaaaaaaaaaaaaaaactactgagCCTGGCAGTATCTTAATTACAGACAAATCACGCTTCAGGCCCATCACGCAGGCTTGTTAGGTCTCAAATGTAACTTGAGAAAAGAtctttcatatatttatttcatcTTGCGACATACATAAAGACATGAATAATGCTTTAACCTTCCCGACATACATTACAGTACCTAGTTTACATTCAACAAAGACCCCTACACTTAGGGCTACATTCAGCAAGAcgtttcctctcactctccagTAACAGCCTATAAGTTCAGGAGACTCAACACGCAGATTTCCATAAActcctttgtcattttttttttgtctcacttgAGATAGATATCTTTAATAATTATGCAACACAGCGAACAATTCGGCATATACACTTTGTTAAAGTTCCTACAAGCCAAATTCAACCAAACAGGCCTCACAACGACAAATAAAGCTCGCCACATTTCGCAATTATGCAAGATTTCAATAGGATGACTCATGACGTGTCACAAAGTATTTGATACAACATTCACAAAAATACAGAGTAATAGAGATACAGCTGCAAGTTTTATGATGGAACATGAAAAAATAGGcccctcaaaaaaaaagaaaaaaaaaaaaaactgaactcgCTCGCATGAGTCCCAACAGGAACTCAGAGGGACGGGATGTTGTTACATTGCTTTGGTGGGAAAGAGTCCACGTTGCTGTGGCATGTGTACCATCCATTGACGATACTTTTCTgaaagggagaagaagaggggaaagTCCTTGGGCTCTGGGCAAACGTGTGACCTGTCTGGCCGCAGGGGTACTGGGAGGGCTGGGACCTGTAGCTGCCTCTCTGGAGCAGCAAAGGGTCCAAGAGGGGCTGTGACCTGTGCGTGGAGTAGTCCAAACTGCTGTCAAACGTGTGATGGAAACGTGACCTCAGGGTCGAGTCGTCTCGACTCTCTGGGGACAGGGGGATATCTTGAGTGGAGGTGGGGGGATGAGGGGGACTGATCTGGGCTCCATCCGGGACTCGGGTTGACCTGGCCTCCGCAATGTGACCCCCATCACCAGGACGCGCGTCACCGCTTTTGGCGTCGTGGGCCTTGTTGCAGTGCAGCTTCATGTGCTTTCGCAGGGAGCTCGGGTGGGTGTAACACTTGTCGCAGCCCCTGACCTTGCACATGTAGGGTTTGTCACTGGAGTGCACGTGAGAATGTTTCTTTCTGTCGCTGCTGTTCGCAAACCTCCGGTTGCAGCCCTCGAACTCACATTTAAAAGGTTTTTCACCTAAACGtgcaaagagagaaatggcGGCGAGTTATGAAAATTCTTCACAGGCCCGTGCATGCTCTCCCTGCACATATATGCTAATACTGATGCAGCCCAGGTTAAATGAATGCGCTGCTTATAGCCATGTTGAAAAAGTGCTGAAAGTGATCCTAGAAACCAAAAATGCACATTCAGGCTTCAGTCGACACTGTGAAATGACTATGTGATGTTCAGCTGTCAgtgacactgcaaacacagagccGCTTTTCAGGCCACATCGGGCATGatgataaatatttaaaaatgccAAGTTGTGCTAGCATAAATTGCTAATGTGCAGAAACTTTCAGCAACTTCTTAAATTGCAGAGTTCAAACTACTTGCTGAAACTTTGGTGCAGCCCAGATCGCAACAAGTGAGACACCTCGTCTTCTAAATCAACAAGGCTGCAGTTAAACATGCATTAGATCAGCACGGACCTGCGACAGCCACTGCAAAGATTTGTTTAAATGGCATTACCGTGCACAGAATGAATTATGGCTATCAAAATGCTAATTGATCCTCTACCTCAAAATTGCCTGCAGCTGCGCACTGTTCCTACACACTGATGCAGCGGACAATCAGAAGAGCCGGACtcataaataaatgttgaataGTTTCTCTTAAATTATCATTCTTCATCTTAACGGATGGCTCTGactgagtggaaaaaaaaaatcctgacatAAATTATGTCTAATTATCAACACACCACGCATGTGCAGTTGCGTAATATCAAATGTCATTAAGCGTCCTTTTTCTCCTACTGTTCTCCATCCTTCCATTAGTAGAACACCAGAAGTAAAAGGGGGCGcttaataaatatatttttcctCTCCGgcctctttttttctgagggTCCACTTCATTCATTAATTGTATGTCCAATTTTAAATGCCACCATTTCGATATAACTGCAACTCGTGAGATCACGTTTATACTGCAGCGTAGTAGTGTGTGAGGATAAGAATAAAATATGACGGCACAGTAAATCCCTTTTATAGAGGATATTAGAATCTGCGCTCAGATCAGGGGCACGGAGCGGAAAGCCCCAAAGAAAGCCAccgttttaaaatgaaatgcattttatgACATAATTTCACAGCGTTGGGACGTGTAACAGCCAATCAAAGTGATGGGAATTAAAGGAGGATAAGGCCATAAATAAGGCATCTTTTTTTAGAAATGTGActcattttggtttacactGACAATTATCTCCTTTTGCAGACTGAGGTCATCCGTCTGCTCACCTTTATATTTCCTGCTGTAGCACTGTGTGATGTGCTGTGTTCCTGAGCACAGGAGATGAGTCCCTGGGAGGCAGAGCAGCGTAACGGCTACGTCACAGCTCTCCGGTGTCCCGGCATTTATTTAATAATTTCACTGAATGAAGTGGGAGAGGCACCCAAACCACCAGGCCTGCAGACTACACTCGTTTGTAACTGGCTTACTACTATTCATGTGTGGCTCCTGCATGGAGCCTGTACACGCTGCTCTCCTGCACACCCGGGCAGTAACAGAGACGGCGAGAAGCAGCCAGAGAAGCTTTgcacaacacttttttttctaacaaTGTAGGCCtaaaaaacaccagcagcatctaatgttaattaaatgaataaaaataataataacaataaaagtgataataataataatgataataacgCGACAGAATTATCAAACTTCCATAATCAGTTTCactaatgaaaaataaaaaaaaatgttcacacaGATAAAGAAtgcaaaactgtaaaaatatatatataaataaataaaacagttcGACAAGCTGAAAATATTGaccacattttaattaaaatttcaCCCAtcaaaatatattattattattattgtcatcattatcgtcatcattattattatcaatttgtgttgcagtatgaCGATTAACTAACCTGTGTGAGTCCTCTTGTGGATTTTAAGATTTTCTGATCTTGCAAACACTTTCTCACAGCCGTGAAAGGGGCAGGGAAAGGGCTTTTCCCCTGTGTGGACTCTGACGTGGTTCACCAGCTTGTATTTGGCTTTGAAAGGCTTCCTGTCCCTCGCACAGTTCTCCCAGTGACAAACATATTCAGAGTGCTCTGGTCCTCCGACGTGCTCCACTGTCACATGGGTGACAAGTTCATACATGGTCCCGAAGGCTCTGGAGCAAGGCAGCTTCCCAGCCCCCTCTTGGCCGTCACTCCACTTGCACACCAGCTCGTGcttcactgtttgtttggagcACCTGAGGAAAGCGTCGCCTCCTCCACGCTGAATTGCCATGTTGAGGGGTT contains:
- the zic6 gene encoding zic family member 6, whose protein sequence is MTSLSRFSGCPLSCVNPGESNTEPSVVLPPLAGEHMGHPTGSSLKLCPSHNLRDYPETRSSAYVDHSVPNFSDSGYPSHRLEHSPRGIIIGANLSGAGMPPVTDQLASRANQHGGIGRYRDFPGCRDNRSHAFFTSYQEQAHASTDASRDFGSQMMLGLPGDLLTRTHPYGQAINPKGNSQQLVTQFLGLYKPLNMAIQRGGGDAFLRCSKQTVKHELVCKWSDGQEGAGKLPCSRAFGTMYELVTHVTVEHVGGPEHSEYVCHWENCARDRKPFKAKYKLVNHVRVHTGEKPFPCPFHGCEKVFARSENLKIHKRTHTGEKPFKCEFEGCNRRFANSSDRKKHSHVHSSDKPYMCKVRGCDKCYTHPSSLRKHMKLHCNKAHDAKSGDARPGDGGHIAEARSTRVPDGAQISPPHPPTSTQDIPLSPESRDDSTLRSRFHHTFDSSLDYSTHRSQPLLDPLLLQRGSYRSQPSQYPCGQTGHTFAQSPRTFPSSSPFQKSIVNGWYTCHSNVDSFPPKQCNNIPSL